The following are from one region of the Amyelois transitella isolate CPQ chromosome 21, ilAmyTran1.1, whole genome shotgun sequence genome:
- the LOC132903071 gene encoding myb/SANT-like DNA-binding domain-containing protein 3, whose product MDKITPSSGSVNITISSKKLAFSSAEKELIVALVRERPIIEDKRTHAKNIELKKQAWEDLAVAYNSQSYVSQRVTHQLKRCWENIKTQRKKELSQESMSMKRTGGGPPENGFMVSDNVIDTICPFINLRVPGVIDSNTIEILADTIEPNYGKNLEFKAEKPTVKDDMKKPEYGKIPELQFENATAKVIDLSTEEQTENHSRKRPIFAQLQNEIDENSYLQPKRKSNKDTFSTPTSSKKFLSETEARVKRSTINIQQDQALHELRIQREKILIERENNLLEYEKKIHEFQIQKIKLEIELLNKQIGN is encoded by the exons ATGGATAAAATTACACCTTCTTCAGGTTCAGTAAACATAACCATCAG TTCAAAAAAGCTGGCATTTTCTTCTGCCGAGAAAGAGTTGATTGTAGCCTTAGTACGGGAACGGCCTATCATTGAAGATAAACGTACACATGCTAAAAATATTGAGTTGAAGAAGCAGGCGTGGGAGGATCTAGCGGTAGCCTACAATTCTCAGTCATATGTCTCACAAAGAGTCACTCATCAATTAAAAAGATGCTGGGAGAATATAAAGACCCAAAGGAAGAAAGAACTTTCTCAGGAGTCGATGAGTATGAAACGCACTGGTGGAGGCCCTCCGGAAAATGGCTTCATGGTGTCTGATAATGTTATAGACACAATCTGtccatttataaatttgagagtTCCAGGAGTAATTGACTCAAATACAATTGAAA ttttagCTGACACAATAGAACCAAATTATGGGAAGAATCTTGAATTCAAGGCAGAAAAACCAACTGTGAAAG atGATATGAAGAAACCCGAGTATGGGAAGATCCCTGAACTTCAGTTTGAAAATGCAACTGCAAAAG tTATTGATCTGAGCACAGAAGAACAAACCGAAAACCATTCAAGGAAACGACCAATATTTGCACaattacaaaatgaaatagaTGAAAATAGCTATTTGCAGCCGAAAAGGAAATCTAATAAAGATACTTTTTCCACACCGACTA gtaGCAAGAAATTTCTAAGCGAGACAGAAGCAAGAGTAAAACGCAGCACGATAAACATACAACAGGACCAGGCATTGCACGAGTTGAGGATACAGCGGGAAAAGATTTTGATAGAAAGAGAAAACAATTTGTTGGAGTACGAGAAAAAGATAcatgaatttcaaattcaaaaaattaaattagaaattgaattgttaaataaacaaattggaAATTAA
- the LOC106140288 gene encoding putative nuclease HARBI1 — protein MDYSSEEEFDNYINEHDEHSIINTRKVIWDFQDPFDYYSSEEFRRRYRFTKDVVHFVLLPLINKDLEKLTARGLPVPPLYQLLVSLRFYASGSFQMITGDLISISQPTVSRIVKRVSHLFCLKVQEFIKFPNNLQRIKEDFYVIASFPGIIGAVDGTHIPIQNPGGPYAEVFRNRKKFFSINTQVVCGPNLEIFDIVADRPGSVHDNRIFLASSLKRKMEQGIIDGILLGDSGYGCQRYLLTPVAQPENNSEENYNKAHIKTRNTVERTIGVWKRIFPCLSKKMATNLTTSCNVIVATAVLYNICRAHGVIEHIEPDNRNIQRTTRNVQQSRETREGLLFRRLFISRHF, from the exons atggatTACAGCAGTGAAGaagaatttgataattatatCAATGAGCACGATGAGCacagtataataaataccagAAAAGTGATATGGGATTTTCAAGATCCCTTTGATTACTACAGTTCGGAAGAATTCCGTCGACGCTACAGGTTTACCAAAGATGTGGTACATTTTGTACTCTTGCCATTGATAAATAAAGACTTGGAGAAATTAACCGCAAGAGGTCTTCCAGTCCCACCTTTATATCAGCTACTAGTGTCTCTAAGATTTTATGCTTCTGGAAGTTTTCAG atgATTACTGGAGACCTCATAAGTATCAGTCAACCAACAGTCTCAAGAATTGTCAAAAGGGTGTCTCatctgttttgtttaaaagtaCAGGAATTCATCAAATTTCCCAACAACCTTCAAAGAATTAAAGAAGACTTTTATGTGATAGCCTCTTTTCCTGGGATAATAGGAGCTGTTGATGGTACTCACATCCCAATTCAAAACCCTGGTGGGCCATATGCAGAAGTATTTAGGAATcgaaaaaaattcttctcaatCAATACTCAGGTTGTATGTGGACCAAATTTAGAGATTTTTGATATTGTTGCTGACAGACCTGGGTCAGTACATGACAATAGAATATTTCTAGCATCCAGTTTAAAGCGAAAAATGGAACAAGGTATTATAGATGGCATACTTTTAGGAGATAGTGGATATGGCTGTCAAAGATATTTACTGACACCAGTGGCACAACCCGAAAACAATTcggaagaaaattataataaggcACATATTAAAACCCGGAACACAGTGGAAAGAACTATAGGCGTGTGGAAGAGAATATTTCCTTGCCTATCTAAAAAGATGGCAACAAATTTGACAACATCATGCAATGTTATTGTTGCTACTGCAGTACTGTACAATATATGCAGGGCTCATGGTGTTATTGAGCATATTGAACCTGATAACAGGAATATACAAAGAACTACGAGGAATGTTCAACAGTCAAGAGAAACTAGAGAAGGTTTACTTTTTAGAAGACTTTTCATATCTCGTcacttttga
- the LOC106137865 gene encoding uncharacterized protein LOC106137865 yields MPPKTNAERQKAYREKLKKEKPAKYEKIRVKHLEKIKENNKKKKEMLTEKEKEELREKWRQANAKRAERKKKANLTTHDKNTLEVRKNTYSNTKILKETLKNLIEENNQLKRRNKNLKQACNRMRKRMVNLKKLLHQQTVTNNDVISIEPTAKTPQCDDTPLTKSNSFIKEVLPNVSLVEKGRVKKKLLLLNTITDSLKTEFNKADPKERTILKKVATNVIANKKKLKTAISNVLGLKGRIRTTTKGSNQMRKKYKKEIQNFFAREDVSRPSAGKKECITRNKEKVQKRYLIEPIYKLYRKYRTEGGKASLQTFYRFRPFFVVKPRLQDRNTCACIKHCNLLFKAISLKKLGLLQTSDIDELMKNVSCSNSFKCMYSECSECKDKKLAIDLTISEDSPVQWLQWKMSTYTYTKIGKKKSEEKQTKKYLKQIVKGTVTTLIKEFQDDIQKFKTHYFNVSHQYLAWKKCIENLDEEEAALICDFSENFSCKQSEEIQAVHFGGSRNQVTLHTCVLYRKNANPRSICSVSPSNEHGPGAIWAHLDPIMKLCKGFNIKNIHIFSDSPATQYRQKHNFYLFQKNIKEYKYEYATWNFFEASHGKGPADGVGGALKRQLDNHISHGNDIINAKEAYEYLLINSRVKMFYINENNIQNMMKMIPKNVIPIKGTMKIHQIVIDDNTKIKYKLLSCFDCKKNNICCDCYHTKEHELLPTNYLTGPKAVPCRNKRNALKIQNTPAKRFKRINSSTTTESDVSVRYYDDLDPRDVEFESEGDDKITNFIKNFKKVEKVDLVSDIEELTHLRFKDRETQDSDVEFENEDNDKVTDFMKNFEQEVKIDLVSDIEEITQFRFKDKETQDSWEKKTGKKREPTENEKVTTLSSSRFMSANRAFYNPENKVDKAEGLTTENEIYSTQEGKETRKYKGKGIGKKTVKHQQLIKEEKYPIDTMNVLRQIDDTEQSSKDLKSRREERSSTDLNSLPIIFFDNLVSDEVLVTNDEYKLDATIFNEPEYNLNYFDDNINIDDMIIEKDNAKENNTENENGSNESVIPIIDTHKIKRKIPGLTIIKDERLENKDTKNKVVYKSLKPLSLNNYINAPKRNNKPKSEKLRSGTSIMKQNVFNYYKDKEEIYKALKDTDSN; encoded by the exons atGCCACCTAAAACTAATGCCGAAAGGCAAAAAGCTTACAgagaaaaactaaaaaaggAAAAGCCAGCAAAATATGAGAAAATTCGAGTTAAGcatttggaaaaaataaaagaaaataacaaaaagaaaaaggaaatgcttacagaaaaagaaaaagaagagtTACGAGAAAAGTGGAGACAAGCCAATGCTAAAAGAgctgaaagaaaaaagaaggcTAACCTTACCACACATGACAAAAATACATTAGAAGTTAGAAAAAACACTTATTCTAATACAAAAATCTTAAAGGAAACACTAAAAAACCtaattgaagaaaataatcaGTTAAAAAGACGTAATAAGAATTTAAAGCAAGCCTGTAATCGGATGAGAAAGCGAATGGTCAATCTGAAAAAACTACTACATCAACAAACTGTGACTAATAATGACGTTATTTCCATTGAACCAACTGCTAAAACACCACAATGTGACGACACACCATTAACGAAATCAAATAGTTtcataaaagaagttttaccAAATGTGTCTCTGGTAGAAAAAGGAAGGGTGAAAAAGAAGTTACTTTTACTAAACACAATTACAGATTCTTTAAAGACAGAGTTTAATAAAGCAGATCCCAAAGAGAGGACAATACTAAAAAAGGTAGCTACAAACgtaattgcaaataaaaaaaaattaaaaacagctATTTCTAATGTTCTTGGCCTGAAAGGAAGAATCAGAACGACGACAAAAGGAAGTAACCAAatgagaaagaaatataaaaaagaaatccaaAATTTCTTTGCAAGAGAAGATGTAAGTAGACCTAGCGCAGGGAAAAAAGAGTGCATAAcgagaaataaagaaaaagtacaAAAGAGATATTTAATTGAACCAATATACAAGCTCTATAGAAAATACAGGACAGAAGGTGGTAAAGCATCTTTGCAAACTTTTTATCGGTTCCGACCATTCTTTGTTGTGAAACCAAGACTTCAAGATAGGAATACTTGTGCTTGCATAAAGCATtgcaatttattgtttaaggCAATATCTTTGAAGAAGCTAGGTTTACTTCAAACATCTGACATTGATGAACTTATGAAAAATGTAAGTTGCAGCAATTCTTTCAAGTGCATGTACTCCGAGTGTTCTGAATGCAAAGATAAGAAATTAGCTATTGATTTGACGATAAGTGAAGATAGTCCCGTGCAATGGCTCCAATGGAAAATGAGCACGTATACCTATACTAAAATTGGCAAAAAGAAATCAGAAGAAAAACAGACAAAGAAGTATTTAAAACAGATAGTGAAAGGAACAGTGACTAcattaattaaagaatttcaagatgatatacaaaaatttaaaactcatTACTTCAATGTTTCGCATCAGTACTTGGCGTGGAAAAAGTGTATTGAAAACCTTGATGAAGAGGAAGCAGCATTGATTTGCGATTTTTCAGAAAACTTTTCATGCAAGCAATCTGAAGAAATTCAGGCTGTCCACTTTGGAGGATCCCGGAATCAAGTCACATTGCACACTTGCGTTCTTTACAGGAAAAATGCGAATCCCCGATCGATATGCTCCGTATCACCAAGTAATGAGCATGGTCCTGGAGCAATCTGGGCTCATTTGGATCCAATAATGAAACTATGCAAAGgctttaacataaaaaatattcatatattttctgATAGCCCAGCAACGCAGTACCGccaaaaacataatttctacttgtttcaaaaaaatataaaagaatataaatatgaatatgcTACTTGGAATTTCTTTGAAGCCTCACACGGCAAAGGTCCAGCTGATGGGGTTGGTGGAGCTTTAAAACGACAACTTGATAATCATATTTCACATGGCAATGACATAATCAACGCAAAAGAAgcatatgaatatttattaattaacagcagagtaaaaatgttttatataaatgaaaataacatacaaaatatgatGAAAATGATACCTAAAAATGTTATTCCCATAAAAGGTACAATGAAGATTCATCAAATCGTAATCGACGATAAtacgaaaattaaatataaactgtTGAGCTGCTttgattgcaaaaaaaataacatctgTTGCGACTGTTACCACACAAAAGAACACGAACTTCTACCCACCAACTACCTAACAGGGCCAAAAGCTGTACCATGTCGTAATAAACGAAACGCCTTAAAAATACAGAACACACCAGCAAAAAGATTCAAAAGAATAAATAGTTCTACTACAACGGAAAGTGACGTCAGTGTAAGATATTATGATGATTTAGATCCGAGAGATGTAGAATTTGAGAGTGAAGGCgatgataaaattacaaactttataaagaattttaaaaaagtagaGAAAGTTGATCTAGTTTCAGATATAGAAGAGCTAACGCATTTAAGGTTTAAAGATAGAGAAACTCAg GACTCAGATGTGGAATTTGAAAATGAAGACAATGATAAAGTTACAGACTTTATGAAGAATTTTGAACAAGAAGTAAAAATTGATCTGGTCTCTGATATTGAAGAGATAACGCAATTTAGGTTTAAAGACAAGGAAACACAG GACTCATGGGAAAAGAAAACAGGCAAGAAACGAGAACCTACAGAAAACGAAAAAGTAACAACGTTATCTTCATCAAGATTTATGTCTGCAAATCGTGCTTTCTATAACCCCGAAAATAAAGTCGACAAGGCAGAAGGATTGACTACGGAAAACGAAATATATTCTACACAAGAAGGCAaagaaacaagaaaatataaaggaaaaggCATTGGAAAAAAGACAGTAAAACACCAACAacttataaaagaagaaaaatatccaATTGATACAATGAATGTATTAAGACAAATAGATGACACAGAACAATCtagtaaagatttaaaaagtcGCAGAGAAGAAAGATCATCAACTGATTTGAATTCTCtgccaattattttctttgataatTTAGTAAGTGACGAAGTTTTAGTTACGAACGATGAATATAAGCTTGATGCAACGATATTTAATGAAccagaatataatttaaactattttgatgataatattaatattgatgaTATGATAATAGAAAAGGATAATGCGAAAGAAAATAACACTGAAAATGAGAATGGTAGCAATGAAAGTGTCATACCAATTATAGATACTCACAAAATAAAACGCAAAATACCTGGACTGACTATTATCAAAGACGAAAGACTGGAAAATAAAGATACGAAAAATAAAGTGGTTTATAAGTCACTGAAACCCctatcattaaataattatattaatgcaCCAAAACGAAATAATAAACCAAAGTCTGAAAAACTTAGATCAGGAACTTCGATTATGAAAcagaatgtttttaattattataaagataagGAAGAAATTTACAAAGCTCTAAAGGATACTGACTCAAATTAA
- the LOC132903072 gene encoding uncharacterized protein LOC132903072, which produces MECQKCKKVLPKKGLHFICQGPCQGTFHRNCVKGLVADLKLGKTRNYCNNCEDEGSEEDEQEERVQDYGNILKDIQKKVGEIPGVKKHLDAITQSLSLLSDKYDTLIAEHEKSREKINKLEKKVDNINNKCVYLEKCNIALEQKMRDFEQTSLKNNLEIVGIEQVPGENLKEIVSNIAQTLKVNTSDIESVRRASSTRVQKSDAKPSPIIVAFKSTGVESRDKWLAQRRNMMGVTSNDITTGSATNKIYINEALTKFTRALLWNTKKDLRGAYKYIWVSNGKILVKKLDGEKSICIRDESDISDLLSKI; this is translated from the coding sequence atggagtgccaaaaatgtaaaaaggtGTTGCCAAAAAAAGGATTGCATTTCATATGCCAAGGACCATGCCAGGGCACTTTTCATAGGAATTGCGTGAAGGGTTTGGTAGCAGACTTAAAGTTGGGGAAAACCAGAAATTACTGTAATAACTGTGAGGATGAGGGATCGGAGGAAGACGAGCAGGAGGAGAGGGTACAAGACTACGGAAATATTCTTAAGGACATACAGAAGAAAGTTGGCGAAATACCGGGAGTTAAAAAACATCTCGATGCAATCACTCAGAGCCTCAGCTTGCTGTCTGATAAATATGATACCTTGATCGCAGAGCACGAAAAATCAAGAGAAAAAATCAATAAGCTGGAGAAAAAAGTAgataatatcaataataagTGTGTCTACCTAGAAAAATGCAATATTGCGCTAGAACAGAAAATGCGTGATTTCGAGCAAACTTCTCTAAAGAACAACCTAGAAATAGTAGGGATAGAACAAGTACCTGGAGAAAACCTGAAGGAGATAGTATCGAATATTGCCCAAACTTTGAAGGTTAATACATCGGACATCGAGAGCGTAAGGCGAGCTTCGAGTACCCGCGTGCAAAAAAGTGACGCAAAGCCGTCCCCGATAATCGTGGCGTTCAAATCAACTGGAGTGGAATCTCGCGATAAATGGCTAGCACAACGCCGGAATATGATGGGTGTAACTAGTAATGACATCACAACGGGATcagcaacaaataaaatatatataaatgaagcCCTCACTAAATTCACCCGAGCTCTGCTATGGAATACAAAGAAGGATCTTCGGGGCgcgtataaatacatatgggtGTCAAACGGAAAGAttcttgttaaaaaattagatGGTGAAAAGTCCATATGTATTCGTGATGAAAGTGATATATCCGATTTGCTTAGCAAGATATAA